A portion of the Microbacterium hominis genome contains these proteins:
- a CDS encoding DUF6510 family protein, whose product MREEIARAVVDGNALAGMLSGMFGDDATMLIGVCGGCGAHAPLAETVVELDDDAAIVRCRACTHTLFVVLRPSEPVRLRFGMLRELHWA is encoded by the coding sequence ATGAGAGAGGAGATCGCCCGGGCCGTGGTCGACGGCAACGCGCTGGCGGGAATGCTCTCGGGCATGTTCGGCGACGATGCGACCATGCTCATCGGCGTGTGCGGCGGCTGCGGTGCACATGCGCCGCTGGCGGAGACGGTCGTCGAACTCGACGACGACGCGGCGATCGTGCGGTGCCGCGCGTGCACGCACACGCTGTTCGTCGTGCTGCGTCCGAGCGAGCCGGTGCGGCTGCGGTTCGGCATGCTGCGGGAGCTGCACTGGGCGTGA
- a CDS encoding FAD-binding oxidoreductase, translated as MITGGWRPARVTAALPATATARLLRLEVSEWPGSRPGQHVDVRLTAEDGYQAVRSYSLGSYGGGGEIELGVDEVPDGEVSPYLVRDIAVDDQLEVKGPLGGYFVWEPGGEGPVQLIAGGSGIVPLMAMARAARDAAAAASVRLLYSTRTSEDAIYREELERDAAAGGAAVDWVYTRVAPPGWPGRVGRVDEGTLRAHTWAPDAAPLVFVCGPTGFVEHVADALVGLGHDPARIRTERFGGS; from the coding sequence GTGATCACGGGCGGCTGGCGTCCCGCGCGCGTGACCGCGGCCCTTCCCGCCACGGCGACGGCGCGTCTGCTGCGCCTGGAGGTGTCGGAGTGGCCGGGGAGCCGGCCCGGACAGCACGTCGACGTGCGCCTGACGGCCGAAGACGGGTACCAGGCGGTGCGTTCGTACTCGCTGGGCTCGTACGGCGGGGGAGGGGAGATCGAACTCGGCGTCGACGAGGTTCCCGACGGAGAGGTCTCCCCGTATCTCGTGCGCGACATCGCCGTCGACGACCAGCTCGAGGTGAAGGGTCCGCTGGGCGGGTACTTCGTGTGGGAGCCCGGGGGAGAGGGGCCTGTGCAGTTGATCGCGGGCGGCTCGGGGATCGTGCCGCTCATGGCGATGGCGCGAGCGGCGCGGGATGCCGCCGCCGCGGCATCCGTCCGTCTGCTGTACTCCACCCGAACCTCGGAAGACGCGATATATCGCGAGGAGCTGGAGCGGGATGCCGCGGCCGGGGGAGCGGCGGTGGACTGGGTCTACACGCGGGTCGCCCCGCCAGGCTGGCCGGGGCGGGTCGGCCGCGTCGACGAGGGGACGCTGCGTGCGCACACGTGGGCGCCCGACGCGGCGCCGCTGGTGTTCGTGTGCGGCCCGACGGGATTCGTCGAGCACGTGGCCGACGCGCTGGTGGGCCTCGGCCACGATCCGGCGCGCATCAGGACGGAGAGGTTCGGAGGTTCGTGA
- a CDS encoding sulfite oxidase-like oxidoreductase: MAIFSRGFGSRRRESDERLPPGQYLTEDFPVLSAGPTPKVDAAEWSFGIRTEAGALTTWTWEQFLALPIEEITTDIHCVTRWSKLGTRWRGVSVDTLLAGVSTSATHAMAHSYGGYTTNLPLADLRGGRAWVAFEFEGEPLAPEHGGPARLLVPHLYFWKSAKWVRGLSLMTADAPGFWEQNGYNMHGDPWTEERYW; this comes from the coding sequence ATGGCGATCTTCTCCCGCGGTTTCGGGTCGCGTCGACGTGAGAGTGACGAGCGGCTGCCTCCGGGGCAGTACCTCACCGAGGACTTCCCGGTGCTCTCGGCGGGTCCGACGCCCAAGGTGGATGCCGCGGAGTGGAGCTTCGGCATCCGCACCGAGGCGGGAGCGCTGACCACCTGGACGTGGGAGCAGTTCCTCGCCCTGCCCATCGAGGAGATCACGACCGACATCCACTGCGTGACGCGGTGGTCGAAGCTCGGCACGCGGTGGCGGGGCGTCTCGGTCGACACGCTGCTGGCGGGCGTCAGCACGTCTGCGACCCACGCGATGGCGCACTCGTACGGGGGCTATACGACCAACCTGCCGCTCGCGGACCTCCGCGGCGGCAGGGCGTGGGTCGCCTTCGAGTTCGAGGGTGAGCCGCTCGCGCCGGAGCACGGAGGCCCCGCGCGACTGCTCGTTCCGCACCTGTACTTCTGGAAGAGCGCGAAATGGGTGCGCGGCCTGTCGCTGATGACGGCGGACGCGCCCGGCTTCTGGGAGCAGAACGGGTACAACATGCACGGCGACCCCTGGACGGAAGAGCGCTACTGGTGA
- a CDS encoding DUF308 domain-containing protein, which yields MSLDASAERSAVNGVRTALGIGGVLAVIVGILILVWPGKTAMVVAAIVAIYAIAAGLVYAGLGIFSKTKGGWARVGHIALGVLFIIAGVLAFLNLGATAAWLAVFLGILVGIMWIIEGVVSLSTLGDASSKGWTIFFAIISIIAGIVLLFSPLWGALVLWWILGISLIILGIIQVVRAFTFGK from the coding sequence ATGTCCCTTGATGCCTCGGCCGAGCGGTCCGCCGTCAACGGCGTGCGAACCGCACTCGGCATCGGCGGCGTTCTCGCCGTCATCGTCGGAATCCTCATCCTCGTCTGGCCCGGCAAGACCGCCATGGTGGTCGCGGCCATCGTCGCGATCTACGCGATCGCCGCGGGACTGGTCTACGCCGGTCTCGGAATCTTCTCCAAGACCAAGGGCGGATGGGCCCGTGTCGGCCACATCGCGCTCGGCGTGCTGTTCATCATCGCGGGCGTGCTCGCGTTCCTGAACCTCGGCGCGACGGCCGCCTGGCTGGCCGTCTTCCTCGGGATCCTCGTGGGAATCATGTGGATCATCGAGGGCGTCGTCTCGCTGTCGACCCTCGGCGACGCGTCGTCGAAGGGCTGGACGATCTTCTTCGCGATCATCAGCATCATCGCCGGCATCGTGCTGCTGTTCTCGCCGCTGTGGGGCGCCCTCGTGCTGTGGTGGATCCTCGGCATCTCGCTGATCATCCTCGGCATCATCCAGGTGGTGCGCGCCTTCACGTTCGGCAAGTAG
- a CDS encoding S9 family peptidase, which produces MRAADIVTLISVGRPAIAPDGAYAVFASSRPDIEANRAVGQIWRVDLPGGTPRRLTRGTADAAPRLSPDGARVAFVRADAKGKAQVYVVDATGGEPVQATDAAAGVSGFDWSPAGDRLAFTSRVPEKGRYGSVEGLDAASEAPRRIVGAQWHSNGLGYTADRPSHVFVIDAPATDAEPFYAPAAAVRPEGEAAPAQTVVAAEARALTEGPLSYEGLVFSRDGSEILTTVDDPRARRADLRSHVVALATDGSGRRDVLTQDAGLALYDLAIADDGTIALLGHEVGDGVDFVAPGVGLWLLESDGPRALTDAESIDLGEVGSHITPVGDDFLVHRRTRGRVHLLRVARDGAIADVITGDVEVNGHAAAGGRVVASVSTPRALGELLLVEGDAAPRALTAFGEAVQATGIVDPVELTVDGRDGYPVHGWVATPEGDGPFPVILQIHGGPYAAYGVHVFDETQVLVDAGYAVVYGNPRGSAGYGRAHGRSIRQQMGTVDFADVIDFLEGAIAADARLDGARVGVMGGSYGGYLTAWVIAHDHRFAGAIVERGFLDPVSFQGTSDIGSFFGDEYVGTDPEAIARQSPMAVVDQVRTPTLVLHSELDFRCPLEQATRYYSALLRGGVDAEMLVFPGENHELTRSGQPRHRVERFDAVLDWWARHLPVD; this is translated from the coding sequence ATGCGCGCCGCCGACATCGTCACGCTGATCTCCGTCGGGCGGCCCGCGATCGCGCCCGACGGGGCGTACGCGGTCTTCGCCTCCTCCCGTCCCGACATCGAGGCCAACCGCGCGGTGGGGCAGATCTGGCGTGTGGATCTGCCCGGGGGCACTCCGCGCCGCCTCACGCGCGGCACGGCCGATGCGGCTCCGCGTCTGTCACCGGATGGCGCGCGCGTCGCGTTCGTCCGCGCCGACGCGAAGGGCAAGGCACAGGTCTACGTCGTCGACGCGACCGGCGGTGAGCCGGTGCAGGCCACCGACGCTGCCGCGGGGGTGTCCGGGTTCGACTGGTCGCCCGCCGGCGACCGGCTCGCCTTCACCTCGCGCGTGCCCGAGAAGGGGCGTTACGGCAGCGTCGAGGGATTGGATGCCGCGAGCGAGGCTCCGCGTCGCATCGTCGGGGCGCAATGGCACTCCAACGGGCTCGGGTACACCGCCGATCGGCCGTCGCACGTCTTCGTCATCGACGCCCCCGCCACCGACGCGGAGCCCTTCTACGCGCCGGCCGCCGCCGTGCGTCCCGAGGGCGAGGCCGCGCCGGCGCAGACCGTCGTGGCCGCCGAGGCCCGCGCGCTGACCGAGGGCCCGCTGTCCTACGAGGGTCTCGTGTTCTCACGGGATGGCAGCGAGATCCTCACGACGGTCGACGACCCGCGCGCACGCCGCGCAGACCTCCGATCCCACGTGGTCGCCCTGGCGACCGACGGCTCGGGCCGGCGCGACGTGCTGACGCAGGATGCCGGGCTCGCGCTCTACGACCTGGCCATCGCCGACGACGGCACGATCGCCCTCCTCGGCCACGAGGTCGGCGACGGCGTGGACTTCGTCGCGCCCGGCGTGGGCCTGTGGCTGCTCGAGTCCGACGGACCGCGCGCGCTCACCGATGCCGAGTCGATCGATCTCGGCGAGGTCGGCAGCCACATCACCCCCGTCGGCGATGACTTCCTCGTGCACCGGCGCACCCGCGGCCGGGTGCATCTCCTGCGCGTGGCGCGCGACGGCGCCATCGCCGATGTGATCACCGGCGACGTGGAGGTGAACGGGCACGCCGCCGCCGGCGGCCGTGTCGTGGCATCCGTCTCGACTCCCCGCGCCCTGGGCGAGCTGCTGCTGGTCGAGGGCGACGCGGCCCCCCGCGCGCTCACCGCCTTCGGCGAGGCCGTTCAGGCCACCGGGATCGTCGATCCGGTCGAGCTCACCGTCGACGGCCGCGACGGCTACCCGGTGCACGGATGGGTCGCGACCCCCGAGGGCGACGGGCCGTTCCCGGTGATCCTGCAGATCCACGGCGGCCCGTACGCGGCGTACGGCGTGCACGTCTTCGACGAGACCCAGGTGCTCGTCGACGCGGGCTACGCGGTCGTCTACGGCAACCCGCGCGGCTCGGCCGGCTACGGGCGCGCGCACGGGCGCAGCATCCGTCAGCAGATGGGAACCGTCGACTTCGCCGACGTGATCGACTTCCTCGAGGGCGCCATCGCCGCCGACGCCCGTCTCGACGGGGCGCGGGTCGGTGTGATGGGCGGCTCGTACGGCGGCTATCTCACCGCGTGGGTCATCGCCCACGACCACCGCTTCGCCGGAGCGATCGTGGAGCGCGGGTTCCTCGACCCGGTCTCGTTCCAGGGGACGAGCGACATCGGCTCCTTCTTCGGCGACGAGTACGTCGGCACCGATCCCGAGGCGATCGCGCGGCAGAGTCCGATGGCGGTCGTCGATCAGGTGCGCACCCCCACGCTCGTGCTGCACTCGGAGCTCGACTTCCGGTGCCCCCTCGAGCAGGCCACCCGCTACTACAGCGCGCTGCTGCGCGGTGGGGTGGATGCCGAGATGCTGGTGTTCCCCGGCGAGAACCACGAACTCACCCGGTCGGGGCAGCCGCGCCACCGCGTCGAGCGCTTCGACGCGGTGCTCGACTGGTGGGCGCGCCATCTGCCCGTCGACTGA
- a CDS encoding SDR family oxidoreductase, producing the protein MTQPLAPGSLAGRTALVTGSSRGIGADTVRYLAEAGANVVINFRNKAPRAEKLAAELRGLGVEVLVVGADLTDPESVAAMFAEVERTFGGLDVLVLNASGGMESGMAEDYALQLNRDAQVSVLETALPVLRDGSRVVFVTSHQAHFIRTTPTMPEYEPVALSKRAGEDALRERIPALQERGIGFVVVSGDMIEGTITATLLERANPGAIATRRESAGKLYNVSEFAAEVALAAVDPVPADNTRLVGDTGSFAGE; encoded by the coding sequence ATGACCCAGCCCCTCGCCCCCGGCTCGCTCGCCGGCCGCACCGCCCTGGTGACCGGTTCGTCCCGCGGCATCGGCGCCGACACCGTCCGCTACCTCGCCGAGGCCGGCGCGAACGTCGTCATCAACTTCCGCAACAAGGCGCCGCGGGCTGAGAAGCTGGCCGCCGAGCTGCGCGGGCTCGGTGTCGAGGTGCTCGTGGTGGGCGCCGACCTCACCGACCCGGAGTCGGTCGCGGCGATGTTCGCCGAGGTCGAGCGCACCTTCGGCGGCCTCGACGTGCTCGTGCTGAACGCGTCGGGCGGGATGGAGTCCGGCATGGCGGAGGACTACGCCCTGCAGCTCAACCGCGACGCACAGGTCAGCGTGCTCGAGACGGCGCTGCCGGTGCTGCGCGACGGATCCCGCGTCGTGTTCGTCACGAGCCACCAGGCGCACTTCATCCGCACCACCCCGACGATGCCCGAGTACGAGCCGGTCGCGCTGTCGAAGCGCGCCGGCGAGGATGCGCTGCGCGAGCGCATCCCGGCCCTCCAGGAGCGCGGGATCGGCTTCGTCGTCGTCTCGGGCGACATGATCGAGGGAACCATCACCGCAACGCTGCTCGAGCGCGCCAACCCCGGCGCGATCGCGACGCGACGCGAGTCGGCCGGAAAGCTCTACAACGTGTCGGAGTTCGCCGCCGAGGTCGCGCTGGCGGCCGTCGACCCGGTCCCCGCCGACAACACGCGCCTCGTGGGCGACACCGGTTCGTTCGCGGGGGAGTGA
- a CDS encoding NfeD family protein, whose protein sequence is MLPDLTEYMWILWLSLALLFVIIELLTLEFTFLMLAVGSLIGGLGVNLLGGPWWLQIGAAAVLSALLLFTIRPLLLRVLRKSSRAVATNVDAIYGMGGRVVAPFVDGAGSVKLDNGETWTARLGEDLADGDAGVGTRVTVSAVLGATVEVAPAARPAPAEPPRTDTPPKERTTDDG, encoded by the coding sequence ATGCTGCCGGATCTCACGGAGTACATGTGGATTCTCTGGCTGTCGCTGGCGCTGCTGTTCGTGATCATCGAACTGCTCACGCTGGAGTTCACGTTCCTGATGCTCGCGGTCGGCAGCCTCATCGGCGGACTCGGGGTGAACCTCCTCGGCGGGCCCTGGTGGCTGCAGATCGGCGCGGCGGCCGTGCTGTCGGCACTGCTGCTGTTCACCATCCGCCCTCTCCTGCTGCGTGTGCTGCGCAAGAGCTCGCGCGCGGTCGCGACGAACGTCGATGCCATCTACGGGATGGGCGGCCGCGTGGTGGCCCCCTTCGTCGACGGCGCCGGGTCGGTGAAGCTCGACAACGGCGAGACCTGGACCGCGCGACTGGGTGAGGATCTCGCCGACGGCGACGCGGGCGTCGGCACACGCGTGACCGTCTCAGCGGTGCTCGGGGCCACCGTCGAGGTCGCGCCCGCCGCCCGCCCCGCGCCCGCGGAACCGCCGCGCACGGACACGCCCCCCAAGGAGAGGACCACCGACGATGGTTGA
- a CDS encoding SPFH domain-containing protein, whose protein sequence is MVDIGAFIGQIFIIILLLVVAIFVVVVIFRSIRIIPQAYAGVVERLGRYQRTLQPGLNLLVPFIDRLRPLVDMREQVVSFPPQPVITEDNLVVSIDTVVYFQVTDARAATYEIANYLSAVEQLTTTTLRNVVGGLNLEEALTSRDNINGQLRLVLDEATGKWGLRVSRVELKAIDPPHSIQDSMEKQMRAERDRRAAILTAEGSKQSQILEAEGRRQAEILKAEGDKQAAVLRAQGEAEAIEMVFGAIHHGDPDDKLLAYQYLQTLPKIAESPSSKMWIIPSEFTEALRGIGDAFAGRAPAPDPSRAPSPRPRPSSAGGAGTSAAAEAVAAAREAASAADDIASEAMARTPGLGDAADDPR, encoded by the coding sequence ATGGTTGACATCGGCGCGTTCATCGGACAGATCTTCATCATCATCCTGCTGCTGGTCGTCGCGATCTTCGTGGTCGTGGTGATCTTCCGCTCCATCAGGATCATCCCGCAGGCATACGCGGGCGTCGTCGAGCGGCTCGGTCGCTACCAGCGCACGTTGCAGCCGGGACTGAACCTGCTGGTCCCGTTCATCGATCGGCTCCGCCCGCTCGTCGACATGCGCGAGCAGGTGGTCTCCTTCCCCCCGCAGCCGGTGATCACCGAGGACAACCTCGTGGTCTCCATCGACACCGTCGTGTACTTCCAGGTGACCGACGCGCGCGCGGCCACCTACGAGATCGCGAACTACCTGAGCGCCGTCGAGCAGCTCACCACGACGACGCTGCGAAACGTCGTGGGAGGGCTCAACCTCGAGGAGGCCCTCACCAGCCGCGACAACATCAACGGACAGCTCCGCCTGGTGCTCGACGAGGCCACGGGCAAGTGGGGTCTGCGCGTCTCCCGGGTCGAGCTGAAGGCGATCGACCCGCCGCACTCGATCCAGGACTCGATGGAGAAGCAGATGCGCGCCGAACGCGACCGGCGCGCCGCGATCCTCACGGCAGAGGGGTCGAAGCAGTCGCAGATCCTCGAGGCCGAGGGACGGCGTCAGGCCGAGATCCTCAAGGCGGAGGGCGACAAGCAGGCCGCGGTGCTGCGCGCGCAGGGCGAGGCGGAGGCGATCGAGATGGTTTTCGGCGCGATCCACCACGGCGATCCCGACGACAAGCTCCTCGCCTACCAGTACCTGCAGACGCTCCCCAAGATCGCCGAGAGCCCGTCGAGCAAGATGTGGATCATCCCGAGCGAGTTCACCGAGGCCCTGCGCGGCATCGGAGATGCGTTCGCCGGCCGGGCTCCGGCTCCCGATCCGTCCCGCGCCCCGTCGCCCCGCCCCCGTCCGTCGTCGGCAGGCGGCGCCGGCACGAGCGCGGCGGCCGAGGCGGTCGCGGCGGCACGCGAGGCCGCGTCGGCCGCCGACGACATCGCGTCGGAAGCGATGGCACGCACGCCCGGTCTGGGCGACGCCGCCGATGACCCGCGCTGA
- a CDS encoding glycerophosphodiester phosphodiesterase family protein translates to MTRAEPARAAHPWFAGEHPRVLAHRGLVPDPGGEDIVENSFSAVAAAHAAGAEYVESDCHLTRDGVVVLFHDDDLSRVTGDPRRVSDVTARELSVLMAPRGGLITLEQALEAFPTVRFNLDVKADDAADAVGAGVAAHPDRVLLTSFSDVRRLAALEAVQRAGADRPATSAGTATIQRLVAAVAMRSERVAARVLRDVDAVQVPERKGRIRVVTPRMIHYAHAAGVEVHVWTVNDADDMRRLLSMGVDGIVTDRADVALELVAH, encoded by the coding sequence ATGACCCGCGCTGAACCGGCGCGTGCGGCCCATCCGTGGTTCGCGGGCGAGCACCCGCGCGTGCTCGCCCATCGGGGCCTCGTTCCCGACCCGGGGGGCGAGGACATCGTCGAGAACTCCTTCAGCGCCGTCGCCGCCGCCCACGCGGCGGGCGCCGAATACGTCGAGTCCGACTGCCACCTCACGCGCGATGGAGTCGTCGTGCTCTTCCACGACGACGACCTCTCGCGGGTCACCGGAGACCCCCGGCGGGTGTCCGACGTCACGGCGCGCGAACTGTCGGTGCTGATGGCGCCCCGGGGCGGCCTGATCACGCTCGAGCAGGCGCTCGAGGCCTTTCCGACGGTCCGATTCAACCTCGATGTCAAAGCCGACGACGCCGCCGACGCCGTCGGCGCGGGCGTCGCGGCCCACCCTGATCGGGTGCTGCTCACGAGCTTCTCCGACGTGCGCCGCCTCGCCGCCCTCGAGGCGGTGCAGCGCGCGGGCGCGGATCGTCCCGCAACCTCCGCCGGCACCGCCACGATCCAGCGGCTGGTCGCGGCGGTGGCGATGCGCTCGGAGCGGGTCGCGGCGCGCGTGCTGCGCGATGTGGACGCCGTGCAGGTGCCCGAGCGCAAAGGCCGCATCCGCGTGGTCACGCCGCGGATGATCCACTACGCGCACGCCGCCGGCGTCGAGGTTCACGTGTGGACCGTCAACGACGCCGACGACATGCGACGCCTGCTGTCGATGGGAGTCGACGGCATCGTCACCGACCGCGCAGACGTCGCCCTCGAACTGGTCGCGCACTGA
- a CDS encoding RNA polymerase-binding protein RbpA — MADRSLRGIRLGAQSLQSEEGVVFHERAQHIYSCTSCGRDTTLTFAADAEVPEAWECRTCGAEALLRIGDGTATVDHSGDKTPRSHWDMLLERRTIPELEELLEERLALLRARRGDAATDKISA, encoded by the coding sequence ATGGCAGACCGCAGTCTGCGCGGCATTCGACTCGGCGCCCAGAGCCTACAGAGCGAAGAGGGCGTCGTGTTCCATGAGCGCGCACAACACATCTACTCGTGCACGTCCTGCGGACGTGACACCACCCTGACCTTCGCCGCCGACGCAGAGGTTCCCGAAGCCTGGGAGTGCCGCACGTGCGGCGCCGAGGCTCTCCTGCGCATCGGCGACGGCACCGCGACAGTCGACCACAGCGGTGACAAGACGCCCCGCAGCCACTGGGACATGCTGCTCGAGCGCCGTACGATCCCCGAGCTGGAGGAGCTCCTCGAAGAGCGCCTCGCTCTGCTGCGCGCCCGCCGCGGTGACGCCGCGACGGACAAGATCAGCGCCTGA